One genomic window of Pocillopora verrucosa isolate sample1 chromosome 8, ASM3666991v2, whole genome shotgun sequence includes the following:
- the LOC131790627 gene encoding uncharacterized protein isoform X1 — protein sequence MVWAWAYTDKEHRDMEIFFCEIDKDNVLNEEQRSKHDTLAKKVLTFRRQEYVVKATADSPCFPIMSRSYVEQVSNVAWPKNRFFRQRSHSYPMVKRLNPLPCLIEEDENLELEKPAIINTRVPEVKKLNWTDNKLSDEWLNKINRLTSTMNHLEICTPKSPHRSGKLPTLNSSSDRKRAGFVPCRQDSSKIRGIAPSERFVKVVRKESLPQLSDVRKPDSTYISLISGLTQETQKQTHAQFGGHHIDGEGTNHELKKAKNCKNLNCIQMNMFTQRKLFCSSPNAHRQLSSSCEYIKQIGR from the exons ATGGTATGGGCATGGGCATATACAGACAAAGAACACAGAG ATatggaaattttcttttgtgagATCGATAAAGATAACGTCCTAAACGAAGAGCAACGCTCCAAACACGATACACTGGCAAAGAAAGTGTTAACATTTCGCCGACAGGAATATGTTGTAAAGGCCACAGCCGACTCTCCTTGTTTCCCAATCATGTCGAGGTCATACGTGGAGCAAGTCAGTAATGTGGCCTGGCCAAAAAACAGATTTTTTCGACAGCGTTCGCATTCATACCCAATGGTGAAGCGTCTAAACCCGTTACCATGCCTGATAGAGGAAGATGAAAACCTAGAGTTGGAAAAACCAGCGATTATTAACACAAGGGTTCCTGAGGTAAAGAAATTGAACTGGACAGACAACAAGTTATCAGATGAGTGGCTGAACAAGATCAACAGACTAACATCCACCATGAATCACTTGGAGATTTGCACACCAAAAAGCCCTCATCGTTCCGGAAAATTGCCTACGCTAAACTCTAGCAGTGATAGAAAAAGAGCAGGATTTGTTCCTTGTCGTCAAGACTCGTCTAAAATACGTGGAATTGCACCATCTGAACGCTTTGTAAAGGTTGTGAGGAAGGAAAGCTTGCCTCAACTTTCTGACGTACGCAAACCTGATTCAACGTACATTTCCTTGATCAGCGGATTAACACAGGAAACACAAAAGCAGACGCATGCGCAATTTGGTGGACACCACATAGATGGAGAGGGAACAAATCATGAACTAAAGAAGGCGAAAAACTGTAAAAATCTAAATTGCATTCAAATGAACATGTTTACTCAACGAAAGCTTTTCTGCTCTTCCCCCAACGCTCATCGTCAACTGTCGAGCAGTTGCGAGTACATTAAACAGATTGGCCGGTAG
- the LOC131790627 gene encoding uncharacterized protein isoform X2, which produces MEIFFCEIDKDNVLNEEQRSKHDTLAKKVLTFRRQEYVVKATADSPCFPIMSRSYVEQVSNVAWPKNRFFRQRSHSYPMVKRLNPLPCLIEEDENLELEKPAIINTRVPEVKKLNWTDNKLSDEWLNKINRLTSTMNHLEICTPKSPHRSGKLPTLNSSSDRKRAGFVPCRQDSSKIRGIAPSERFVKVVRKESLPQLSDVRKPDSTYISLISGLTQETQKQTHAQFGGHHIDGEGTNHELKKAKNCKNLNCIQMNMFTQRKLFCSSPNAHRQLSSSCEYIKQIGR; this is translated from the coding sequence atggaaattttcttttgtgagATCGATAAAGATAACGTCCTAAACGAAGAGCAACGCTCCAAACACGATACACTGGCAAAGAAAGTGTTAACATTTCGCCGACAGGAATATGTTGTAAAGGCCACAGCCGACTCTCCTTGTTTCCCAATCATGTCGAGGTCATACGTGGAGCAAGTCAGTAATGTGGCCTGGCCAAAAAACAGATTTTTTCGACAGCGTTCGCATTCATACCCAATGGTGAAGCGTCTAAACCCGTTACCATGCCTGATAGAGGAAGATGAAAACCTAGAGTTGGAAAAACCAGCGATTATTAACACAAGGGTTCCTGAGGTAAAGAAATTGAACTGGACAGACAACAAGTTATCAGATGAGTGGCTGAACAAGATCAACAGACTAACATCCACCATGAATCACTTGGAGATTTGCACACCAAAAAGCCCTCATCGTTCCGGAAAATTGCCTACGCTAAACTCTAGCAGTGATAGAAAAAGAGCAGGATTTGTTCCTTGTCGTCAAGACTCGTCTAAAATACGTGGAATTGCACCATCTGAACGCTTTGTAAAGGTTGTGAGGAAGGAAAGCTTGCCTCAACTTTCTGACGTACGCAAACCTGATTCAACGTACATTTCCTTGATCAGCGGATTAACACAGGAAACACAAAAGCAGACGCATGCGCAATTTGGTGGACACCACATAGATGGAGAGGGAACAAATCATGAACTAAAGAAGGCGAAAAACTGTAAAAATCTAAATTGCATTCAAATGAACATGTTTACTCAACGAAAGCTTTTCTGCTCTTCCCCCAACGCTCATCGTCAACTGTCGAGCAGTTGCGAGTACATTAAACAGATTGGCCGGTAG